GCCAGCGGCGTATTCGTCGCGCCCGCAAAGACTGCGATAAAACCGAGCCCGGCTAATAAATCCACGGGAGCCCCCAATAGCATCGCCAGCGAGTTCCCCAAGGTGGCACCGATAAAAAACAATGGCGTCACTTCCCCGCCCTTAAAACCTAAGCTCAAGGTAATCGCCGTCAGCAGTAGCTTCCAAAACCAACTAAATGGCTCCGCCCCGCCCGCCGTAAATGCGGATACGATGCTCACCCCCTCCGGATCTGGCGAACGCACCCCCAACCCTAAATAATCATAGCTGCCAATCAGCACACTGATGCCCAACACCAAGAGGCCGCCAATCACCGGTATCAGCCACTTGCGCGCCACCAGTGCCTGCGAAGTGGACTTGAGCCAGTGTGATAACTCCGCAAAGGCATAACTCGCCAGCCCAAAGCAGGCTCCCGCCAGCACAACCTTTAGCAGCAAAACCAGATCCAAAGAAAAGTACCCGATCGCCGCCTTGGCCGAATACGCGATATGATACTGCGTGTGGTGGATGGGAAAGGCATGACAGGTCACATCCGCCAACAAACTCGCGATCAAACAAGGCAACAGGGCATCGTATTTGATCCGCCCGATTGCCAACACTTCTAGCGCAAAGATCGCCCCCGTCACCGGCGTGCCAAAGACCGCACCAAAGCCGGCCGCCATTCCCGACATCAATAAAATGCGCCGATCCTCCCGCGAGAGCCCAAAGCGCTGGCCTAAATACTCCGCAATACTGCCCCCCATTTGCACCGCAGTGCCCTCGCGCCCAGCCGAGCCACCGAAGAGATGCGTCACCACCGTCGTGAGCAAAACCAAGGGCGCCATGCGAAAAGGAATCCCCCCGCCAGGCGCATGAATCTCATCCATGATCAGATTATTGCCCGCCTCTGAGTTTTTGCCCCAGTAGCGATAGAGCGCGTAAATGCCGACTCCTGCCAGCGGCAACAGCCAAATCAACCACATGTGCGCCTGCCGTGTCTGCGTCGCCTGCTCCAATAGCCATAGAAATAAGGCCACCATCGCCCCCACCGACACCGCCACCGGCACCACTAAAAGCGACCACCACACGACATGCCGCGCGATCCGAAACGGCTCAAAACTATGTCCTGCATTCGCCATTGTTAAAATAAAGCGCAGACTCGGCTTTTTCGTACTGTTTCGGCATTTTGCATATATATTGCTTGGCGGGAATCACGCCCCCTGTAAAGCCTACCATTTCACACCTTTTTTCTTATGACCGACACGATGACCGAATTTGACAGCATTCTCGAGGCACTCCACCAAGCAATCGAGAAGACCGACGCCGCCGCCGCAATCAAGACGCTGCAACAAGCCGATCACGATGAAACTGCCAAACTAATCGACCGTCTGTCCGCCGAAGATCGCCAGGCCCTCTTCGGCCTGCTCACACCGGAACAAGGTGCCGAAGTCCTCGAACGCGTCTACTACTTTCAAGGTGCCGACATCATCGAAGAACTCTCGGCCGAAGTCGCCGCCCCCTTCGTGGCTGAACTCGATAGCGACGACCGCGCCGACCTGATGAACGAGCTCGATCAGGCCGACTCCGAGGCGATTCTGGAAGAACTCGACGAAGATCTCGCCCACGAAACACGCCGTTTCATGGCCTACCCCGATGGCACCGCCGGCGCCATTATGTACAGCGAGTTCGTCTCCTTTCAGGCCGATATGACGGTTGAAGAAATCCTAAACGACATCCAAACCAACCGTAAAAAATACATCGAGTTCGGCGTCCAATACGCCTACGTGCTCAGCCAGGACAAACAACTCCTCGGCGTCCTGCCCGTGCGCAACCTACTCTTCGCCAGCCGCAGCCAACAGGCCAGCGAGATCATGATTCCCAACCCCACCACCGTGCACGCCTACGACACAATCGAGGAGCTGGAAGACATTTTCGAAGAGCACAACTACCTCGGCCTACCCGTCATCAACAAAGACGGCTGCCTCATCGGCATCATCGACCGCGAATCCACCACCGAAGCGCTGCAAGAAGCCGCCACCGAAGATCTGCTCAAATTCCAGGGCTTGATGGGTAAAGAAGAGCTCCGCTCCATGCCACTCAAAGTCCGCAGCGGGCGCCGCCTCTCCTGGCTCAGTATCAATGTCGTGCTCAACCTCATCTCCGCCAGCGTGATCGCCATGCACCAGGATACCCTCGAAGCCGTCATCGCGCTCGCGGTCTTCCTCCCCATCATTTCCGACATGTCCGGCTGCTCCGGTAATCAGGCCGTCGCCGTCTCCATGCGCGAACTTTCCCTCGAACTCATCAGTCCCAAGGAGTTTCGCCGTGTCTTTTTCAAAGAATCCAGCGTCGGCCTCATCAACGGCGCCTGCCTCGGCCTGCTGATAGGCGGCCTCGCATGGCTGTGGAAAGGCAACGCCGTGCTGGGCCTGGTGGTCGGCACCGCCCTCGCACTCAACACCACCGTCGCCGTCTGCGTAGGCGGCCTAGTCCCCCTCGCACTCAAAGCCTGCCGACAAGACCCCGCACTCGCCTCCGGCCCCATCCTCACCACCGTCACCGATATGTGCGGCTTCATGCTCATCCTAGGCCTCGCCTCCCTGTGCCTCCCGTATTTGGTATAATGGCGGAGGAATGATGATTGATGGTGGATATGTCATAAATCATCAGAAAGCGCAGATCCGCTATCCGCC
The nucleotide sequence above comes from Coraliomargarita algicola. Encoded proteins:
- a CDS encoding voltage-gated chloride channel family protein; translated protein: MANAGHSFEPFRIARHVVWWSLLVVPVAVSVGAMVALFLWLLEQATQTRQAHMWLIWLLPLAGVGIYALYRYWGKNSEAGNNLIMDEIHAPGGGIPFRMAPLVLLTTVVTHLFGGSAGREGTAVQMGGSIAEYLGQRFGLSREDRRILLMSGMAAGFGAVFGTPVTGAIFALEVLAIGRIKYDALLPCLIASLLADVTCHAFPIHHTQYHIAYSAKAAIGYFSLDLVLLLKVVLAGACFGLASYAFAELSHWLKSTSQALVARKWLIPVIGGLLVLGISVLIGSYDYLGLGVRSPDPEGVSIVSAFTAGGAEPFSWFWKLLLTAITLSLGFKGGEVTPLFFIGATLGNSLAMLLGAPVDLLAGLGFIAVFAGATNTPLACTMMGIELFGAENAVYYAVACFVAYYCSGHTGIYQSQRVAVSKFHTSEPEESTLREIKSTRRRYGRKN
- the mgtE gene encoding magnesium transporter; translation: MTDTMTEFDSILEALHQAIEKTDAAAAIKTLQQADHDETAKLIDRLSAEDRQALFGLLTPEQGAEVLERVYYFQGADIIEELSAEVAAPFVAELDSDDRADLMNELDQADSEAILEELDEDLAHETRRFMAYPDGTAGAIMYSEFVSFQADMTVEEILNDIQTNRKKYIEFGVQYAYVLSQDKQLLGVLPVRNLLFASRSQQASEIMIPNPTTVHAYDTIEELEDIFEEHNYLGLPVINKDGCLIGIIDRESTTEALQEAATEDLLKFQGLMGKEELRSMPLKVRSGRRLSWLSINVVLNLISASVIAMHQDTLEAVIALAVFLPIISDMSGCSGNQAVAVSMRELSLELISPKEFRRVFFKESSVGLINGACLGLLIGGLAWLWKGNAVLGLVVGTALALNTTVAVCVGGLVPLALKACRQDPALASGPILTTVTDMCGFMLILGLASLCLPYLV